A region from the Candidatus Thiothrix putei genome encodes:
- a CDS encoding ISAzo13 family transposase, whose product MDEHFRQVLKDHTAGDPMREAVKWTNLSRRQIARRMQALGTSAGKNVVSRLLREHGYRRRKPQKKRTMGQHADRNAQFEKIAQLKQTYLQAGKPVISIDTKKKELLGNFYREGVTDAVEPTEVNDHDFPSYGNGQVIPHGIYDLARNEAALHLNTSHDTTEFACESLGLWWREQGKPNYPEADELLVLCDGGGSNSSSAYLFKQDLQALADSLNLTIRIAHYPPYCSKYNPIEHRLFPHVTRACRGVPLETVETAKHYMAKTETTTGLKVAVRIISKVFETGRKYTQAFKDNMTIQFDDFLPKWNYTATPQSP is encoded by the coding sequence TTGGATGAGCATTTTCGCCAAGTTTTAAAGGATCATACGGCAGGCGACCCCATGCGGGAGGCGGTGAAATGGACGAACCTGTCACGTCGGCAGATTGCCCGGCGGATGCAGGCATTGGGGACATCGGCTGGGAAAAACGTGGTGTCGCGCCTATTGCGGGAGCACGGCTACCGCCGCCGCAAGCCCCAGAAGAAACGCACCATGGGGCAACACGCTGACCGTAATGCCCAGTTTGAAAAGATTGCCCAACTCAAACAAACCTACCTGCAAGCAGGCAAACCCGTGATCAGCATTGACACCAAAAAGAAGGAACTGCTGGGCAACTTTTACCGTGAAGGGGTAACGGATGCCGTCGAACCCACGGAGGTCAATGACCATGACTTCCCCAGCTATGGCAATGGTCAGGTGATCCCCCACGGCATCTACGACCTTGCCCGCAACGAAGCGGCACTGCACCTGAACACCAGCCACGACACCACCGAGTTTGCCTGCGAAAGCCTTGGCTTATGGTGGCGTGAGCAAGGGAAACCCAACTACCCCGAAGCTGACGAGCTGTTGGTCTTATGTGACGGTGGTGGCAGCAACAGTTCCTCTGCGTACCTGTTCAAGCAAGACTTGCAGGCATTGGCGGACAGCCTGAACCTGACAATACGCATCGCCCACTACCCGCCCTATTGCTCCAAATACAACCCGATTGAACACCGACTGTTCCCCCATGTGACCCGTGCCTGCCGGGGTGTGCCGTTGGAAACGGTCGAAACCGCCAAACACTACATGGCAAAAACGGAAACCACCACTGGCTTGAAGGTCGCTGTCCGCATCATCAGTAAAGTTTTTGAAACCGGGCGCAAGTATACCCAAGCGTTTAAGGATAACATGACCATCCAGTTCGATGATTTCCTGCCAAAATGGAACTACACCGCTACCCCTCAGTCCCCCTGA
- a CDS encoding IS66 family insertion sequence element accessory protein TnpB — protein MKRPHRRASEWQTLISQWQASGLSAPAFCEQHSIGYASFCQWRQRLRSADGVEEPAVPANTFIDLGALSAGHAALGQGWHIVLSLGNGVELRLSQR, from the coding sequence ATGAAACGCCCTCACCGCCGCGCCAGCGAATGGCAAACCCTCATTAGCCAATGGCAAGCCAGCGGCTTATCCGCCCCGGCATTTTGTGAACAGCACAGTATCGGTTACGCCAGTTTTTGCCAATGGCGGCAGCGTCTACGCTCCGCAGATGGCGTGGAGGAACCAGCCGTTCCCGCCAATACCTTCATCGACTTGGGAGCATTATCGGCGGGTCATGCCGCGCTGGGGCAAGGCTGGCACATTGTGCTGAGTTTGGGGAATGGTGTTGAACTACGCCTGAGCCAACGCTGA
- the tnpB gene encoding IS66 family insertion sequence element accessory protein TnpB (TnpB, as the term is used for proteins encoded by IS66 family insertion elements, is considered an accessory protein, since TnpC, encoded by a neighboring gene, is a DDE family transposase.), whose product MFAPAATARIWLCTQATDMRKSFTGLTALVKNQLGQNPLSGHYFVFVNLRKTQMKILYFEPSGYCLWSQRLEQGQYRVQPTTSGQRELTRTDLQLILAGIEVQKSRQFKRYQYPVQPHSGTISP is encoded by the coding sequence ATGTTTGCCCCCGCAGCCACCGCCCGCATCTGGCTATGCACCCAAGCCACCGACATGCGCAAAAGCTTTACGGGGCTGACCGCTTTGGTGAAAAACCAGTTAGGGCAAAATCCCCTGAGTGGGCATTATTTCGTGTTTGTGAACCTACGTAAAACCCAGATGAAGATCCTCTATTTTGAACCCAGCGGCTATTGCTTATGGAGCCAACGCCTGGAGCAGGGCCAATACCGGGTGCAGCCGACAACCAGCGGGCAGCGCGAACTGACCCGGACGGATTTGCAGTTGATTTTGGCGGGCATTGAGGTGCAAAAATCCAGACAATTCAAGCGTTACCAGTATCCTGTGCAGCCACATTCTGGTACAATAAGCCCATGA
- a CDS encoding (2Fe-2S)-binding protein: MYVCICHSVTDKAIKKAVKQGHDTLEAIQQALKVGTCCGRCKGHACEVIEETLNPETSLFNLNLMQGAFA; the protein is encoded by the coding sequence ATGTACGTTTGCATTTGCCACTCTGTGACTGACAAAGCGATCAAGAAAGCCGTGAAACAAGGTCACGACACCTTAGAAGCGATTCAGCAAGCGTTGAAAGTCGGCACATGCTGTGGGCGATGCAAAGGTCATGCCTGCGAAGTCATCGAAGAAACCCTAAACCCCGAAACTTCCCTGTTTAACCTCAACCTGATGCAAGGTGCATTCGCATGA
- the hemP gene encoding hemin uptake protein HemP yields the protein MMTGAINLEELMRGCKKIILQHGKRPYCLTITRRGNLILTSADDDADKQPVATSTPPKKQP from the coding sequence ATGATGACTGGAGCGATTAATCTGGAAGAATTGATGCGCGGTTGCAAAAAAATCATCCTTCAGCACGGCAAGCGGCCTTACTGCCTGACCATTACCCGCCGGGGCAACCTGATCCTCACTTCGGCGGATGATGACGCAGACAAACAGCCCGTCGCAACCTCCACTCCCCCAAAGAAACAACCATGA
- a CDS encoding imelysin family protein produces MKQRLNQIVSSILLGGMLCSAPLLANAETVNAKAVMEQYVNLASANFSDTLAAAKVLQEKVDAFIANPTADTQQAAKDAWLAARKPYSQTEAFRFGNPNVDEWEGQVNAWPLDEGLIDYVKTDTYDHEEGNKFATANIIAGTDKIDAELLKASQEKGGSEANVATGYHAIEFLLWGQDFNATPKDSGTRGSLSLGQSLE; encoded by the coding sequence ATGAAACAACGCCTCAACCAAATTGTCAGCAGCATCCTGCTGGGTGGAATGCTTTGCAGCGCACCACTACTTGCCAATGCTGAAACCGTCAACGCCAAAGCCGTCATGGAACAGTACGTCAACCTTGCCAGCGCCAATTTCAGCGACACCCTCGCCGCTGCTAAAGTATTGCAAGAAAAAGTCGATGCTTTCATTGCCAACCCCACGGCTGACACCCAACAAGCTGCCAAAGACGCATGGCTTGCCGCCCGCAAACCTTACAGCCAAACCGAAGCCTTCCGTTTCGGCAACCCCAACGTGGACGAATGGGAAGGTCAAGTTAACGCATGGCCGCTCGATGAAGGTTTGATTGATTACGTCAAAACCGATACTTACGACCATGAGGAAGGTAATAAATTTGCCACTGCCAATATTATTGCTGGCACAGACAAAATTGATGCGGAACTGCTGAAAGCCTCGCAAGAAAAAGGCGGTTCAGAAGCCAACGTTGCCACCGGCTACCACGCCATTGAATTCCTGCTGTGGGGACAAGACTTCAATGCCACCCCGAAAGATTCCGGCACACGCGGCAGCTTAAGCCTAGGGCAATCGCTTGAATAA
- a CDS encoding ISAs1 family transposase, whose amino-acid sequence MPNLPSSAISRLLEQLSVLEDPRQQAKVLYPLPEILLLGLAGSLAGADDVVEMVRWAKLNADFLRRYYPYARGFPSHDTVSDVFNALNAKLFSELFIRWTNSLSAGEADLLNIDGKTSRRSGGNGQNPLHLVSAWANQQNLVLGQEATDQKSNEITAIPALLRKLDIEGCLITIDAMGTQKAIAKQIVEAGGDYLLAVKDNQKTLAEDIALFFEKPPAGYVLDEDTQVEKDHGRLETRRCRICTDVAWLEQRQEWAGLASIICIESWVEKAGKSTYSIRHYICSLAMIAKAAQYAVRSHWAIENKLHWVLDVLMREDLARNRSNHGAHNLAILRHMGTNLLRNDKTNKHSLKVRRKQAGWSTDYLAQLLEQVM is encoded by the coding sequence ATGCCGAACTTGCCGTCCAGCGCTATCAGCCGCCTACTGGAACAGTTGTCAGTTTTAGAAGACCCACGCCAGCAAGCCAAAGTTCTCTACCCCCTACCTGAAATCCTATTGCTGGGTTTGGCAGGCAGCTTAGCAGGGGCAGACGATGTGGTGGAAATGGTGCGCTGGGCAAAGCTAAACGCGGATTTCCTGCGCCGCTATTATCCCTATGCACGGGGCTTTCCCAGCCATGACACGGTGAGTGACGTGTTCAACGCGCTGAATGCTAAGCTGTTTTCGGAACTGTTTATCCGTTGGACAAACAGCCTGTCCGCAGGGGAGGCTGACCTATTGAACATTGACGGCAAAACCTCACGGCGCAGTGGTGGCAACGGGCAGAACCCTCTGCACCTGGTGTCAGCGTGGGCAAACCAGCAAAATCTAGTGCTGGGGCAGGAAGCCACCGACCAGAAATCCAATGAAATCACTGCCATCCCCGCCTTGCTACGCAAGCTCGACATTGAAGGCTGCTTGATCACCATTGATGCGATGGGGACACAAAAGGCCATCGCCAAGCAAATCGTGGAAGCAGGCGGTGATTACCTACTGGCAGTCAAAGACAATCAGAAAACGTTAGCAGAAGACATCGCCCTGTTTTTCGAAAAGCCGCCTGCCGGTTATGTGCTGGATGAAGACACCCAGGTGGAAAAAGACCACGGGCGGCTCGAAACCCGCCGTTGCCGCATTTGCACCGATGTTGCTTGGTTGGAACAACGGCAGGAATGGGCAGGACTTGCCAGCATCATCTGTATCGAGTCCTGGGTCGAAAAAGCAGGAAAATCCACCTATTCCATCCGCCACTACATCTGTTCACTGGCGATGATCGCCAAGGCCGCACAATATGCCGTCCGCTCCCACTGGGCAATCGAAAACAAGTTGCATTGGGTGCTGGATGTCCTGATGCGGGAAGATTTGGCGAGAAACCGTAGCAACCATGGCGCACATAATCTCGCCATCCTGCGCCACATGGGTACTAACCTGCTGCGCAATGACAAAACCAACAAACATAGCCTCAAAGTCCGTCGTAAACAGGCAGGGTGGTCAACTGACTATCTGGCACAACTGCTGGAGCAAGTCATGTAA
- a CDS encoding imelysin family protein — translation MHVLQPNFQAIALSLSLGELAGERMNVALLAHSQEDEHSCFSDNTHNDIAENARSIQNIFNGTYTRTDGSKLEGASLAQLVAAKDAKAS, via the coding sequence ATGCATGTTTTGCAACCAAACTTTCAAGCGATTGCCCTGAGCTTAAGCCTTGGCGAACTTGCAGGCGAACGCATGAACGTGGCACTGTTGGCACATTCACAGGAAGACGAACATTCCTGCTTCAGCGACAACACCCACAACGACATTGCCGAAAATGCCCGCAGCATCCAGAACATTTTCAACGGCACGTACACCCGCACCGATGGCAGCAAGCTGGAAGGCGCAAGCCTCGCGCAACTGGTTGCCGCCAAAGATGCCAAAGCCAGCTAA
- a CDS encoding di-heme oxidoredictase family protein: MLPELANSDTPSRSLSVAEGNPQQHEDFAIGGAFFQQPWVSAPASTTARDGLGPLFKANSCIACHVQHGRGHPPLTATEPFLSTIVKLSIPATTAEQPMVAKTLGVAPEPLYGDHLQPLGNKGLQGEATPRFSYTEVHGQFADGETYTLQQPKLHLDSLNYGAMHPDVQHSVRVAPALFGMGLLESVPTAEILANADPDDKNGDGISGKANQVWDIQQQQIVLGRFSWKANQPSIAQQSADAFRNDIGITNTRFPEQPCTAAQTDCHHLPDGGKPEIPDDLLDKVVFHVNAQPVPPRRDVTDPQVLQGERLFKQSGCARCHVPTFPALAQQAHQPYSDLLLHDMGAGLADNRPEFAASGQEWRTPPLWGIGITATLSGHTRFLHDGRARNLLEAILWHGGEAEPAKQNVLALNKPEREALLRFLNSL, encoded by the coding sequence ATGCTGCCAGAGCTAGCCAACAGCGATACCCCCTCCCGTTCCCTGAGCGTAGCCGAAGGGAACCCACAACAGCACGAAGATTTCGCCATCGGTGGCGCATTCTTCCAACAACCGTGGGTGAGTGCGCCCGCATCCACCACCGCACGCGATGGGCTGGGGCCATTGTTCAAAGCCAATAGCTGCATTGCCTGCCATGTGCAGCACGGGCGCGGGCATCCGCCGCTAACGGCAACCGAACCGTTCCTCTCGACTATCGTCAAACTCAGTATCCCTGCCACCACAGCAGAACAACCGATGGTAGCCAAAACCCTAGGCGTCGCGCCCGAACCCCTTTATGGCGATCACCTGCAACCACTCGGCAACAAAGGTTTGCAGGGCGAAGCCACCCCACGTTTTAGCTACACCGAAGTCCACGGGCAATTTGCCGATGGTGAAACTTACACCCTGCAACAACCTAAGCTGCATCTCGATAGTTTGAACTACGGCGCAATGCACCCCGACGTACAGCACTCCGTGCGCGTTGCCCCGGCATTGTTCGGCATGGGCTTGCTGGAAAGCGTCCCCACCGCCGAAATTCTCGCCAATGCCGACCCCGACGATAAAAACGGCGACGGTATTTCCGGCAAAGCCAACCAAGTGTGGGACATCCAGCAACAGCAAATCGTACTGGGACGGTTTAGCTGGAAAGCGAACCAACCCAGTATTGCCCAGCAAAGTGCGGATGCCTTCCGTAACGACATTGGCATTACCAATACCCGTTTTCCCGAACAGCCCTGCACGGCAGCGCAAACCGATTGCCACCACCTGCCTGATGGCGGCAAACCCGAAATTCCTGATGACCTGCTGGATAAAGTGGTATTCCACGTTAACGCCCAACCTGTGCCGCCACGCCGTGATGTAACTGACCCACAAGTGCTGCAAGGCGAACGCCTCTTTAAGCAAAGCGGTTGTGCCCGTTGCCACGTCCCTACTTTTCCCGCCTTAGCCCAGCAAGCACACCAGCCATACAGCGACTTATTACTGCATGACATGGGCGCAGGCTTGGCGGACAACCGCCCCGAATTTGCTGCCAGCGGACAAGAATGGCGCACGCCCCCGCTATGGGGCATCGGTATCACCGCAACGCTCAGCGGACATACCCGCTTTTTGCATGACGGACGCGCCCGCAACTTGCTCGAAGCCATCCTTTGGCACGGCGGCGAAGCTGAACCTGCCAAGCAAAACGTGCTTGCCCTCAACAAACCAGAGCGTGAAGCCTTGTTGCGCTTCCTGAACTCGCTGTAA
- a CDS encoding imelysin family protein: MFKQIGCCLLLLPSLLLANEAPPVETEVKEVVTTIAPATPIPDVDKLLVHVVDGAIIPLYRELDVTANTLTQRSKTFCSEPNAENFKVLREGWGETLLAWHRTDALMFGPAIEDQIDFKVNFNPPKKAVINGLLNATSPLTVEAVEKAGVGGQGLGTLEFLLFDRDKSDADQLAAFQGDTGKRRCAYVQAASELLQTTLHTIAEAWINDKNGYATAFRTANKGNATFASSRQAVDLLVGKLFQSAEKFSKNRIGNPLGKGIDLNTEGKQEVLNTSNAYQLEAWRSGYSVQVVRANVEGMLRIVKDGGILQWLRDHNQREIEKFVADAMEMRLDNYLKLPVPDSDPFELIKTGNSKALDGYYYMGNDIQMGIKRQLAKVMGVQLGFNDNDGD, translated from the coding sequence ATGTTTAAACAGATTGGCTGCTGCCTACTCCTGCTTCCTAGCCTGTTATTGGCAAACGAGGCTCCACCAGTCGAAACAGAAGTCAAAGAAGTGGTCACGACTATTGCCCCCGCAACGCCAATTCCCGACGTAGACAAATTGCTGGTGCACGTTGTCGATGGCGCAATCATCCCGCTGTACCGCGAGTTGGATGTCACTGCCAACACCCTCACCCAACGCAGCAAAACCTTTTGCAGCGAACCCAATGCCGAAAACTTCAAGGTTTTGCGCGAAGGTTGGGGCGAAACCCTATTAGCATGGCATCGTACTGATGCTCTCATGTTTGGCCCCGCCATCGAAGACCAAATTGACTTCAAGGTCAACTTCAATCCCCCCAAAAAAGCGGTGATCAACGGTTTATTAAACGCTACATCCCCGTTGACCGTGGAAGCAGTGGAAAAAGCAGGCGTAGGCGGGCAAGGCTTAGGCACACTCGAATTCCTGCTGTTCGACCGTGATAAAAGCGATGCTGACCAGCTTGCCGCCTTCCAAGGTGACACAGGCAAACGCCGCTGTGCTTACGTGCAAGCCGCCAGCGAGCTATTGCAAACCACGTTGCACACCATTGCCGAGGCTTGGATCAACGACAAAAACGGCTACGCCACTGCCTTCCGCACTGCCAATAAAGGCAATGCCACTTTCGCCAGCTCACGTCAAGCAGTGGATTTACTGGTGGGTAAGCTGTTTCAGTCCGCCGAGAAGTTCAGCAAAAACCGCATCGGCAATCCACTTGGCAAAGGCATTGACCTCAATACCGAAGGCAAACAAGAGGTGCTGAACACCTCCAACGCCTATCAGTTAGAAGCATGGCGCAGTGGCTATTCCGTGCAAGTCGTTCGCGCCAATGTCGAAGGAATGCTGCGTATTGTAAAAGACGGCGGTATTCTGCAATGGCTGCGTGACCATAACCAACGTGAGATCGAAAAGTTCGTCGCCGATGCGATGGAAATGCGGCTGGATAATTACCTCAAACTGCCGGTTCCCGACAGCGATCCGTTTGAATTGATCAAGACGGGCAACAGCAAAGCACTCGACGGTTACTACTACATGGGCAACGACATCCAAATGGGCATCAAACGTCAGCTTGCCAAAGTCATGGGTGTACAACTCGGTTTTAACGATAATGATGGGGATTAA
- a CDS encoding DUF1513 domain-containing protein translates to MNRRTFLLLATAGTFGATLGVNKLMKLTSAAPPCATILYSASDNPAGRHFLTRLDIASGTTDSQAVPFRGHGMLPLHDGRVILFGRRPGFECAVVNWSNGMQRIPATAGHHFDGHGCLSAQGDALFTTENHFDAKRGVLGIRDSQTFQHLGEYDTFGLDPHEVQLMPDGKTLVVANGGIETHPDFGRRKLNLDTMQPSLVYIDAASGKKIDEYRLPDRYLSIRHLITTADGNVGVALQYEGDLYRQQPASLVAWQERGGDLQLLDISTADVARFSGYMADLAYDPQQHILAVSSPRGNHTSFWSTREHRFLHAHPLPEPSGIAFLADKQQFLVSDATGGIHTFPSTLQPASASLLHHYPDTLWDNHVVLS, encoded by the coding sequence ATGAATCGCCGCACCTTTTTATTGCTCGCCACGGCAGGCACATTCGGTGCAACCTTGGGTGTGAATAAGCTGATGAAACTCACCAGTGCTGCCCCCCCCTGCGCGACAATCCTGTATTCAGCCAGTGATAATCCGGCAGGCAGGCATTTCCTCACCCGACTGGATATTGCCAGCGGCACTACCGATTCACAAGCCGTGCCGTTTCGCGGTCATGGCATGTTACCACTGCACGATGGGCGGGTAATTCTGTTTGGCAGACGCCCCGGCTTTGAATGCGCAGTGGTCAATTGGTCTAACGGTATGCAGCGCATCCCTGCTACTGCCGGACACCATTTTGATGGTCACGGCTGCCTGTCTGCCCAAGGCGATGCGCTATTCACCACCGAAAACCATTTTGACGCGAAACGCGGTGTACTGGGCATCCGCGATAGCCAAACCTTCCAACATCTGGGCGAATACGACACCTTCGGGCTTGATCCGCACGAAGTCCAACTCATGCCTGACGGCAAAACACTGGTCGTCGCCAATGGAGGCATCGAAACCCACCCTGATTTCGGGCGGCGCAAACTCAATCTCGACACCATGCAACCCTCCTTGGTGTATATCGACGCTGCCAGCGGCAAAAAAATCGACGAATACCGCCTGCCCGACCGTTACCTCAGCATTCGCCACCTGATCACCACCGCCGATGGCAATGTCGGTGTAGCGCTGCAATACGAAGGTGACTTATACCGCCAGCAACCTGCTTCGTTAGTGGCATGGCAAGAACGTGGCGGCGATTTGCAATTGCTCGACATTAGCACTGCGGATGTGGCACGTTTCAGCGGCTATATGGCTGATTTGGCGTATGACCCGCAGCAACACATCCTTGCGGTATCCTCACCTCGTGGTAATCACACCAGTTTCTGGAGTACCCGCGAACACCGTTTCCTGCACGCGCATCCCCTACCGGAACCAAGCGGCATTGCGTTTCTGGCGGATAAGCAACAATTTCTCGTCTCGGATGCCACCGGCGGCATACACACTTTTCCCTCAACCTTACAACCTGCATCAGCCAGTCTGCTGCACCACTATCCTGACACCTTGTGGGATAACCATGTGGTGCTGTCATGA
- a CDS encoding LbtU family siderophore porin, giving the protein MKKTLLSLMIAASIATPAFAETTLSGVVEVEAGFVSNDDGDTSDLTVPTVVLGIDNKLNDKIDGHLLFLYEQGENDDNIAVDEATVTFHPREGTDITAGRMYVPFGKFDSKMVSAPLTLELAETQEEAVQLGMSAGAMSGSAYVFKDDENGSKKIDSYGANLDYSTDNVSAGVSYLSDVNDKAAAGVGVHASGKVGAFNLIAEHIAVEEITLADDTTTTPSASNLEVGVDLGNDRILALAYQQTKDAEALELPETATGIAYRMPVYEKASFAAEYMNNEGYDGAKEDVVTLQVAYEF; this is encoded by the coding sequence ATGAAAAAGACCTTACTCAGCCTGATGATTGCAGCCAGCATTGCCACGCCCGCTTTCGCCGAAACCACCTTGAGTGGCGTGGTCGAAGTCGAAGCCGGATTCGTCAGCAATGATGACGGTGATACCAGTGACCTCACCGTACCCACCGTGGTACTAGGCATCGACAATAAATTGAATGACAAGATCGACGGACATCTGCTGTTCCTCTACGAACAAGGTGAAAACGACGACAATATCGCCGTGGATGAAGCCACTGTCACCTTCCACCCGCGTGAAGGCACTGACATTACCGCCGGGCGCATGTACGTACCTTTCGGCAAATTCGACAGCAAGATGGTATCCGCCCCCTTAACGCTGGAACTGGCAGAAACGCAAGAAGAAGCCGTACAACTGGGCATGAGTGCCGGGGCAATGTCGGGTTCTGCCTACGTTTTCAAAGATGACGAAAACGGTAGCAAAAAAATCGACTCCTACGGTGCAAATCTGGATTACAGCACCGATAACGTGAGTGCAGGCGTCAGTTACCTCTCTGACGTGAACGATAAAGCCGCAGCGGGTGTCGGTGTCCATGCTTCCGGTAAAGTGGGGGCATTCAACCTTATTGCCGAACACATTGCCGTTGAGGAAATCACGTTGGCAGACGATACCACCACCACACCTTCTGCCAGCAACCTGGAAGTCGGCGTTGATCTCGGCAACGACCGTATTCTGGCGCTGGCCTATCAACAAACTAAGGATGCCGAAGCATTGGAACTGCCCGAAACGGCGACAGGTATCGCTTACCGGATGCCCGTTTATGAAAAAGCCAGTTTCGCGGCGGAATACATGAATAACGAAGGCTATGATGGGGCGAAAGAAGATGTCGTCACCTTACAAGTGGCTTACGAATTTTAG
- a CDS encoding Fe(3+) ABC transporter substrate-binding protein translates to MFKKIALSLLLVSIATPAFADGEVNVYSARKEQLIKPLFDKFTEQTGIKVNLVTGKDDALLERLKLEGENTPADLLMTADAGRLYRAVEMELTQPVESEILKKEIPENLRDPSHQWFGLTSRARPIFYVKDKVKPEELSTYEDLADPKWKGRICVRSSDNIYNQSMLGSMIAVNGAEKAQAWADGLVKNFARPPEGGDRDQIKAAAAGQCDIALANTYYYGQMLTGEEAEDKAAAEKVAIFWPNQAEGDRGVHINISGAAVTKTAKNKDNAVKLMEFLVNDESQQWYAEANQEYPVKAGIAPSAMLKGWGEFKADSLNLSELGKHNAEAVKIMDKAGWK, encoded by the coding sequence ATGTTCAAAAAAATTGCATTGTCATTATTGCTTGTCAGCATTGCCACCCCTGCATTCGCTGATGGTGAAGTCAACGTCTATTCCGCCCGTAAAGAACAACTGATCAAGCCATTGTTCGACAAATTTACTGAACAGACCGGCATTAAAGTTAACCTTGTGACGGGCAAAGATGATGCGCTCTTGGAACGCCTTAAACTTGAAGGGGAAAACACCCCTGCCGATCTGCTGATGACGGCGGATGCAGGTCGTTTATACCGTGCCGTAGAAATGGAACTGACTCAACCAGTCGAATCCGAAATCTTGAAAAAAGAAATTCCTGAAAACCTACGTGACCCTTCGCATCAGTGGTTTGGCCTCACGTCCCGCGCCCGCCCGATCTTTTACGTGAAAGACAAAGTGAAACCGGAAGAACTTTCCACTTACGAAGATTTGGCTGATCCGAAATGGAAAGGTCGCATTTGTGTACGCTCTTCCGACAATATCTATAACCAGTCAATGCTGGGTTCGATGATTGCAGTGAACGGCGCGGAAAAGGCGCAGGCATGGGCTGACGGCTTGGTGAAAAACTTTGCGCGTCCACCCGAAGGCGGCGACCGTGACCAAATCAAAGCAGCAGCGGCTGGGCAATGCGACATTGCGCTTGCCAACACCTACTATTACGGGCAAATGCTGACGGGTGAAGAGGCGGAAGACAAAGCCGCTGCGGAAAAGGTCGCAATCTTCTGGCCTAACCAAGCCGAAGGTGATCGCGGCGTACACATCAACATCAGCGGTGCTGCGGTAACTAAAACCGCCAAAAACAAGGATAACGCCGTCAAACTGATGGAGTTCTTGGTTAACGATGAATCGCAGCAATGGTACGCCGAAGCCAATCAGGAATACCCCGTGAAAGCCGGTATTGCGCCCAGTGCGATGCTCAAAGGTTGGGGCGAGTTCAAAGCCGATAGCCTGAACTTGTCTGAACTCGGCAAACACAATGCCGAAGCCGTGAAAATCATGGACAAAGCTGGGTGGAAATAA